Proteins found in one Fusarium oxysporum Fo47 chromosome V, complete sequence genomic segment:
- a CDS encoding fungal trichothecene efflux pump encodes MAQPNTLSPAKVELEDDPHRAALEDNPTTQPKTGARVWIAIFSMALSFGPAVGLPFVCVASIVVQITNELGDASQLPWVVGAWSLSTACSFSLGGPFSDIFGRRSIILAGQIIVLIGNIVGGTAQNTQSIIAAETLVGLGAGFVFVAYAGVPEMLPNKWRSLGLGILEGGIALPWAVVSVLLANAMYKYATWRWLFYLAIIVQAISLAGTALFYWPTTHPQGDFEKSRWTQFREIDWIGLGLFTAGLAVFLIGLTWGGTASHPWKSASTIVPIVLGLFTIVAAFIYDFFFAKAPMFPLKLFSTIRGFLLVIVVLFISGMNYNSLSALLPQGSLYMFTTDGIEIGVLALPNTLMQGVCGFLVPLFSHKIGHIKWQFVAGTAFQAIFIGASAATVNPNHKLAWAFVPAFGVPMFVLCTILGYSIASLHVPHSHLGLAMGLLGTFRSAGGAVGNAIFNTIFQDKFKTYSGEEIARAALQSGLNATDLGLIIPGTIQHNLGVPGALDAVPGMTPEIQDVLRHAVREAYGRAFQFVFYITIAFSTIAVICALFVEDPTAFMTNHVQSAMVGRGHSGVVDGAAPVTISDDKPTESHDEKSDGNTAGGVKMA; translated from the exons ATGGCTCAGCCGAATACTTTATCGCCCGCTAAAGTCGAACTTGAGGATGATCCTCATCGTGCTGCGCTGGAGGATAATCCCACTACGCAGCCGAAAACGGGAGCCCGAGTATGGATTGCAATCTTT TCAATGGCATTATCCTTCGGACCAGCTGTTGGTCTTCCGTTTGTCTGCGTTGCTAGTATTGTTGTGCAGATCACGAATGAACTTGGCGATGCGAGCCAACTGCCGTGGGTCGTAGGAGCATGGTCTCTCTCAACGGCCTGCTCTTTCTCCCTCGGTGGTCCCTTCAGCGATATCTTCGGCCGCCGAAGTATCATCCTTGCAGGCCAAATCATTGTCTTAATCGGCAACATTGTGGGAGGAACCGCTCAGAACACTCAAAGCATAATTGCAGCCGAGACTCTCGTGGGTCTTGGAGCTGGTTTTGTGTTTGTGGCGTATGCAGGTGTACCTGAAATGCTTCCTAACAAATGGCGGTCTCTCGGCTTAGGCATTCTTGAGGGAGGAATTGCTCTTCCTTG GGCTGTGGTAAGCGTTCTTCTCGCCAATGCTATGTACAAGTACGCTACGTGGCGATGGCTCTTCTAcctcgccatcatcgtccAGGCCATATCCCTGGCCGGTACAGCCTTGTTCTACTGGCCAACGACTCACCCCCAGGGAGATTTCGAGAAATCACGCTGGACTCAGTTCCGTGAGATCGACTGGATTGGGCTTGGCCTGTTCACAGCCGGACTCGCTGTGTTCTTGATTGGCCTGACCTGGGGCGGCACTGCTTCCCACCCTTGGAAGAGTGCCAGTACAATCGTACCCATTGTTCTCGGACTATTTACCATCGTCGCTGCTTTCATCtatgacttcttcttcgccaaagCTCCCATGTTCcctctcaagctcttctctACGATCCGCggcttccttcttgtcatcgTTGTTTTGTTCATTTCGGGAATGAACTACAATTCCCTTTCTGCTCTGCTGCCCCAAGGCTCTCTTTACATGTTCACCACTGACGGAATCGAGATTGGCGTTCTCGCCCTACCAAATACTCTGATGCAAGGCGTCTGCGGTTTCCTGGTCCCTCTTTTCTCTCACAAGATTGGTCATATCAAATGGCAATTTGTCGCCGGCACAGCATTCCAGGCTATCTTCATCGGCGCCAGTGCTGCAACCGTCAACCCGAACCATAAACTCGCCTGGGCATTTGTACCAGCCTTTGGTGTTCCCATGTTCGTTCTTTGCACCATCTTGGGATATTCAATCGCTAGTCTACATGTGCCCCATTCTCACCTGGGTCTCGCCATGGGTCTTCTTGGAACCTTCCGGTCAGCCGGCGGTGCGGTCGGaaatgccatcttcaacacaaTCTTCCAGGACAAGTTCAAGACCTATTCTGGTGAAGAGATCGCTCGTGCTGCCCTACAAAGTGGCCTCAATGCGACTGATCTGGGACTCATCATCCCGGGAACGATTCAGCACAACCTCGGTGTCCCTGGTGCCCTCGACGCCGTACCCGGTATGACTCCGGAAATCCAGGATGTCCTTCGCCATGCAGTCAGAGAGGCATATGGCCGCGCGTTTCAGTTTGTGTTTTACATCACTATTGCATTTTCAACTATTGCCGTGATTTGCGCCCTATTCGTGGAGGACCCAACTGCTTTCATGACAAATCATGTTCAGTCTGCTATGGTAGGTCGAGGTCACAGCGGTGTCGTTGATGGAGCTGCCCCAGTCACAATTTCAGATGATAAGCCCACTGagagccatgatgagaagagtgaTGGTAATACTGCAGGCGGAGTGAAGATGGCTTGA
- a CDS encoding P-loop containing nucleoside triphosphate hydrolase protein, whose protein sequence is MTLTLYTFQTTVGLLLVIRTSSLATNIPPKEGHQFAASIASFTATTLLGPLLYMEHMRSVRPADLTVIFLLVSLACDAANALQEGLDTWILPATQLALKLLLVATESRSKQGLLKSPYDSQAPEQLAGILSRTFFWWINPILALGNRIMLSGDDLPLIDEQLSSKQLRHRGLKAWDKRARPVTKITLPMCLAKSMVSHFFAPVIPRLCLIFFRYAQPALISSTVHMLGSRSNGSSSASAVKQLQRWHSPHFNQYRHRERDEFREMSRYLARNLQSKQKAWNEATQSRISLTASTLSSMKVMKMLGLSRETEVLLQKLRAQELEMAKKVRWMMVAYNASANALGIFSPILTFVLFVMYANLRGSTLDAETAFTTTALLGLVTHPANMVMTIVPRAIGSLAAFERIKDYLVQPSRADPRRLLQSNMKDEDSSLAIRFEAVTVQSRSSSRAVLENFNFTANKGSITICAGAVGSGKTVLAQCILGEIPASSGTISVSSKRIAYCEQSPWLPSGTLKDAVCGFGKFEPGWYRHVVKLCCLDEDILTMPLGDNTLIGSQGLKLSGGQRQRLALARAIYARCEIVLLDDSFSALDHKTERQVVSNLVGIQGHFQAAHLRQTHVNAAVVEANPDLVEKNKIIQSQALEVTEAMADLVRSTGDFSLYEVFKLLVQATLLFSAQKLLTATLPICVLVVYVVQRVYLRTSRQLRLLQLESQSAVYSSFLESIEGVVSIRSFGWVKQAENSNMACLDKSQKPAYILLCLQLWLNIVLDLVIAAMAVILITLAVFLESSTTAGQIGMSLNIVLVANSTLLALVISWTNLEISLGAISRLKTLEADVEEEEQPSLGTIVPDTWPSRGAVEVRELTVFYDESHAPALKDINLSVAPGQYLVVCGRTGSTLLLALLRLLNTQSGSIEVDGINLSQVSLSAIREQCFITVTQDLFLLAQASLRFNLDPSESLPDIVIIKALERTGLGGHFDTNQQEKLVDILDEPLSSLPHMSTGQTQLFALTRAVLRVEYSSATRVKPILLLDEATSSVDGVTESVMRDVIKEIFTDNGHTVIEITHRLSGFEDIARGGDSGEVKVVLLSQGGIQRQGRMEDMLDFGKRP, encoded by the exons ATGACACTGACACTTTATACTTTTCAGACGACAGTTGGCCTGCTTCTTGTGATaagaacttcttctttggcaacaAATATCCCGCCGAAGGAGGGCCACCAATTTGCAGCGTCAATTGCTTCCTTCACCGCCACTACGCTTCTCGGTCCCCTCCTATACATGGAACATATGCGATCTGTCAGGCCAGCCGATCTCACCGTCATCTTTCTACTCGTATCTTTGGCATGTGATGCAGCTAATGCATTACAAGAAGGTCTCGATACATGGATCTTGCCCGCAACGCAGCTTGctctgaagcttcttctAGTCGCCACAGAAAGCCGAAGTAAACAGGGCCTTCTGAAAAGCCCCTACGACTCCCAGGCTCCAGAGCAGCTCGCCGGAATTCTAAGCCGAACTTTCTTCTGGTGGATAAACCCCATTCTGGCCCTGGGAAACCGGATAATGCTGTCTGGAGATGATCTTCCTCTAATAGATGAACAACTTTCATCGAAGCAGCTCCGGCATCGTGGTTTGAAGGCGTGGGACAAAAGAGCCAGACCGGTGACTAAGATCACCCTACCCATGTGCCTCGCTAAGAGCATGGTATCTCATTTTTTTGCACCAGTCATCCCTCGACTGTGCCTTATCTTCTTTCGTTACGCGCAGCCAGCTCTCATTAGCTCTACGGTTCACATGCTGGGGAGCCGATCTAACGGAAGTAG CTCTGCGTCAGCCGTCAAGCAGCTACAACGATGGCATAGCCCTCACTTTAATCAGTACAGACACAGAGAGCGTGATGAGTTTCGCGA AATGAGTCGGTACCTGGCCAGAAATTTGCAAAGCAAGCAGAAAGCCTGGAATGAAGCAACTCAGAGCCGAATCTCCCTGACGGCATCTACGCTCTCATCAATGAaagtgatgaagatgcttggGCTTTCTAGAGAGACCGAGGTTTTGCTTCAGAAACTCCGAGCCCAAGAATTGGAGATGGCGAAGAAAGTGCGGTGGATGATGGTCGCGTATAACGCCAGTG CGAATGCACTCGGAATCTTCTCTCCTATACTGACTTTTGTCTTATTTGTGATGTATGCCAACCTGCGTGGGTCGACTCTCGATGCCGAGACTGCATTCACGACCACAGcgcttcttggacttgtGACACATCCAGCAAACATGGTCATGACTATTGTGCCTCGTGCCATTGGCTCTTTGGCCGCCTTTGAAAGAATCAAGGACTATCTTGTTCAGCCTAGTAGAGCTGATCCGAGACGCTTATTACAGTCCAACATGAAAGACGAGGACTCCTCACTAGCTATCCGCTTTGAAGCTGTCACTGTTCAGTCCCGTTCATCGTCCCGTGCGGTTCTCGAAAACTTCAATTTCACCGCCAATAAAGGCTCAATAACCATATGCGCTGGAGCAGTTGGAAGCGGAAAGACAGTCCTCGCCCAGTGCATTCTAGGCGAAATCCCAGCTTCAAGCGGGACAATCTCCGTATCCTCAAAGCGAATCGCTTACTGCGAACAATCGCCCTGGTTACCGAGTGGAACTCTGAAAGACGCGGTTTGTGGCTTCGGAAAGTTTGAGCCTGGCTGGTATAGGCATGTTGTCAAGCTTTGCTGCCTCGACGAGGATATTTTAACCATGCCGCTCGGGGACAACACTCTCATTGGCAGCCAGGGTCTGAAGCTTTCTGGAGGACAAAGACAGCGCCTG GCACTCGCCCGCGCTATATATGCTCGGTGCGAAATTGTGCTTCTTGACGACAGCTTCTCTGCTCTAGACCACAAGACAGAAAGACAGGTCGTTTCTAATCTTGTAGGAATCCAAGGCCACTTCC AAGCGGCACATTTACGTCAGACGCATGTCAACGCTGCAGTCGTTGAAGCCAACCCTGATCTTGTCGAAAAGAACAAGATAATACAGAGCCAAGCTCTCGAGGTGACTGAGGCTATGGCTGATTTGGTTAGATCAACAGGAGATTTCTCACTATATG AGGTCTTCAAGTTACTAGTGCAGGCCACGCTGCTTTTCAGCGCCCAAAAGCTGCTAACTGCCACGTTGCCAATCTGCGTGCTGGTAGTCTATGTTGTGCAGCGGGTGTATCTGCGAACGTCTCGacagcttcgtcttcttcagctgGAATCCCAGTCTGCTGTCTACTCAAGCTTCCTTGAGTCC ATTGAGGGTGTTGTCAGCATACGATCATTCGGGTGGGTGAAGCAGGCAGAGAACTCTAATATGGCCTGTCTCGATAAGTCCCAGAAACCAGCTTACATCCTTCTTTGCCTGCAACTCTGGCTCAACATTGTCCTCGACTTAGTTATCGCTGCCATGGCAGTGATTCTTATCACTTTGGCAGTCTTTCTGGAGAGCAGCACAACAGCTGGCCAGATCGGCATGTCGCTGAACATCGTACTTGTTGCTAACTCGACGCTTTTAGCACTTGTCATATCTTGGACGAATTTGGAGATATCTCTCGGTGCTAT ATCACGTTTGAAGACATTGGAAGCAGAtgtcgaagaggaagaacagCCGTCATTGGGAACGATAGTCCCTGACACCTGGCCTTCACGTGGAGCGGTTGAGGTCCGTGAGCTGACGGTCTTTTATGATGAGTCACACGCGCCTGCTTTGAAGGACATTAACCTATCCGTTGCTCCGGGTCAGTATCTCGTGGTCTGCGGCAGAACTGGCAG TactctcctcctcgccttgctccgtcttctcaacacccaATCAGGTTCTATCGAAGTGGATGGTATCAACTTGAGCCAGGTTTCACTGTCCGCTATACGAGAGCAATGCTTTATCACCGTTACGCAAGATTTATTTCTGCTTGCCCAGGCTAGCCTACGGTTCAACTTGGAC CCCTCAGAGTCTCTTCCCGACATTGTCATCATTAAGGCACTTGAACGAACTGGGCTGGGGGGGCATTTCGACACTAATCAGCAAGAAAAGCTGGTAGACATCCTAGACGAGCCTCTCAGTTCGTTGCCTCACATGTCAACCGGCCAAACTCAGCTATTTGCCTTGACCAGAGCTGTCCTCCGCGTAGAGTACTCTTCAGCGACACGAGTCAAACCAATTTTGCTTCTGGATGAGGCGACATCATCAGTTGACGGGGTAACAGAATCTGTCATGCGGGACGTCATCAAGGAGATCTTTACGGATAATGGCCATACTGTGATCGAGATTACCCATCGGTTGTCCGGTTTCGAGGATATCGCTAGGGGAGGGGACAGTGGAGAGGTGAAAGTAGTTCTTCTTTCGCAGGGGGGGATTCAGAGACAGGGAAGAATGGAGGATATGCTGGATTTTGGGAAGAGACCTTAG
- a CDS encoding major facilitator superfamily domain-containing protein, translated as MPPEETMLTIDVLPPGTQRINDLQATHIVLAPRPTSDPNQPLNWSPMRKTLHMVLLSLYSMMMFCIPCMSVPFWQNFNEELGMSYDTLNNGYAANMAGLATGCIIFIPIALRIGRRPVYLFTSLIMFAAGAWQAETYTVGDMIGMNAIAGIAGAVNEALFQVTVTELFFVHQRGTMNGIYFMMVLVGNYLGPVYGGQVAVTMGWRWACWSATVFTGIITVLMFFFLEETKYIPAPLNGHDPRVTASSPTDNELFKVNSTAKAPLPNDSPASVDSMEQQSDTVEIDHSIPMNSYWKRHALWTLDKHESTQKRTIWRDIYEPFQLLAIFPAVMFAALQYGWSIAMLAILAVTQSSLYSIPPYNFTTAGVGNMNIPPFIGAILGALFGGPLVDWSIVQIAKRRGGIYEPETRLWLFLVPGLCMTIGCLMYGLTIAKGMPWIINAVGSGFIGFAIGGGGDMSLTYLQDSHEHIIGPALTGVVFIRNVIATALVFAVTPWMNGMGVYNMYVVLGCISTAIALTCVPMVIWGRTFRVRLAGKYEYFTNKQY; from the exons ATGCCGCCTGAAGAAACCATGTTGACAATTGACGTCTTGCCTCCGGGCACGCAACGTATCAATGACTTGCAAGCCACTCATATCGTGCTGGCTCCTCGGCCAACTTCAGATCCCAATCAGCCTCTG AACTGGAGTCCGATGCGCAAAACCCTCCACATGGTACTTCTCTCCCTCTATTCAATGATGATGTTTTGCAT TCCATGCATGAGCGTCCCATTCTGGCAGAACTTCAACGAAGAACTCGGCATGAGCTATGATACACTGAACAATGGATATGCAGCAAATATGGCAGGCCTTGCAACCGGCTGTATCATCTTTATCCCTATCGCCCTGCGCATCGGCCGTCGACCGGTTTATCTCTTTACATCGTTGATCATGTTTGCTGCTGGGGCCTGGCAAGCTGAGACATATACTGTTGGGGATATGATTGGTATGAATGCTATCGCAGGTATCGCTGGAGCTGTCAATGAGGCCTTGTTCCAGGTTACG GTAACGGAACTTTTCTTCGTGCATCAACGTGGCACAATGAATGGCATCTACTTTATGATGGTCCTAGTAGGG AACTACCTTGGACCTGTCTACGGTGGCCAAGTAGCCGTGACAATGGGTTGGCGATGGGCATGCTGGTCCGCCACCGTCTTCACGGGTATAATCACCGTCctcatgttcttcttcctaGAGGAGACCAAATACATTCCCGCACCACTCAACGGCCACGACCCTCGAGTCACCGCATCCTCCCCTACCGATAACGAGCTGTTCAAGGTTAACAGCACTGCGAAGGCACCCTTGCCAAACGATTCACCAGCCAGCGTCGACTCTATGGAGCAGCAGAGCGATACAGTCGAGATAGATCACAGCATTCCCATGAATTCTTACTGGAAGCGCCATGCACTGTGGACATTGGATAAGCATGAGTCCACTCAGAAACGCACGATCTGGAGAGACATTTACGAGCCCTTCCAGCTTCTTGCCATATTCCCAGCCGTCATGTTCGCCGCGTTACAGTATGGCTGGAGTATTGCTATGCTTGCGATTTTGGCCGTAACGCAAAGCTCACTATACTCTATTCCCCCTTACAACTTTACAACTGCAGGTGTTGGAAACATGAATATCCCTCCATTCATTGGTGCAATCCTGGGAGCTCTGTTTGGAGGGCCACTTGTCGACTGGTCGATTGTGCAGATCGCAAAACGCCGCGGAGGTATCTATGAACCCGAGACTAGGCTGTGGCTATTCTTGGTTCCAGGGCTATGCATGACTATCGGATGTCTGATGTATGGGCTCACTATTGCAAAG GGAATGCCTTGGATCATCAATGCCGTAGGCTCAGGTTTCATTGGTTTTGCCATAGGAGGCGGTGGAGACATGTCCCTCACATATCTTCAAGATTCTCACGAGCAT ATTATAGGTCCTGCTCTGACAGGCGTTGTTTTTATCCGTAATGTCATTGCAACCGCTCTTGTCTTTGCCGTCACACCATGGATGAATGGCATGGGTGTGTACAACATGTATGTGGTCTTGGGCTGCATTTCTACCGCCATTGCTTTGACCTGTGTACCAATGGTAATCTGGGGTCGCACATTCAGGGTTCGGTTGGCGGGCAAGTATGAATACTTCACCAATAAGCAGTATTAA